ACCTCTCAAGAGAAATTTAATTCCGTTACTCAGTGCGGACAACTTGCCGCTAACCAACCACCTGTaagataaaacaaaacaattttAAATATTCTTAACACTTAACCATTCTTATTTTAGTAGGACTTATGTAATAAAGTTTGCAACATTGTTGTCTCATTGCCGGATCACCGTCGTTGATGGCTCGATGAGGAGGAAGGGGTTAATTCAAATGTAAGTTTCATGAATGTGTAAGCGTATGTTGGACCAGGGAAGtgatcacacttccctggttgGACATACGCTTACACATTCATGCAACTTACATTTGAATCGAGACGTGAAGTAGCATGTCGGACAGTATTCAAGACTTGCGGTAGCCCCTCCAACTGTTGTTTCCAACTGTAATTCAAGTGAGGGTGCTATACTTTTCGCGGCATGCATTTGATATTTCTTACCAGAGGATCCCCACAGCTTAACGAATTTCTTTACCATTTCTTGATTTCCAAAAATATGCTGTTGTAATCGTTTGATATTATCGATTTTGAGGAGATCAGTCTTAAGCAAAAATGTTACGCactttcatgaaatatatatggTATACCATGGGCTTGTAAATGCCACTTAAAGAATATAGATATTGTATTACTTCTCTCTCTCCATtatagtttgttttttctttattgcatgTGCATCGGCCCGCTTGGTTTGTGTGGCCTAAGATTTACAATCTTATACTTTggatttatgatgaataaattgaaattgagctacctaaaaattagaaattatcCTAAGTAGCAAATGTTATTCAGTTCAACTATTCACCGTAGGCATGGGGGAATTATTTTTACTTGACTAAGCGACCCGCGATGAATACTCGTAAAAATGATTCTCGGCGCTAATTAAAGCGACATCTTtataccgtacggtgctgccctCAGTTCCAAATAGCTACTTCATTGAATTGATTCTAAATCTTAGAAATCTCATTTAAAATAGTGTTTTATCCGATTCCAGGCGTTGTCAAATGTTTTAAACAGCCTCAAACATGAGTTCGGAGATCAATTTAAGGGACGACACTAAAAAGTTGGTGCTCAGTATTTTAATTTCAGCTCCACGGGGTCGAACTGTGCGAGAATTATGCAGCGATTTTCTCGAATACATGGGATACCCGATTCCGTTCAAAGAGATGGGATATCTATCGGTGAACGAATACTTCGAGACCAACAAGGACGCCTTTCAATTAACGTGGGTAAAAGGGGAACTCGTCGTGCGAGGGATCGCCGACGACTCGACCGAACATATTCAACGGATGGTTTCGAGGCAGCGAACGCCGGCGAAGAAATCGCGCGTCGCCGCCAAGAAACAAACACgaaatatgatgaataaagCCGGTAATCACAACGCGCCGAGCGTATCGCCGTTCGTGCGTAAATGTATCAACGAACTCCTACTCGCGTATCCGGACGGTATCTTACAGACGAACTTCATGGCCGCGTATTCCCGTCGGTTCGGGCAGCAGTTGCTGTTTCAGAAATTGGGGTTCGCGAGTTTGCGCGATTTGTTGAAGAGTTTAACGAACATGCTCGAACTGGTCCCGTTGAACAATAGCGGCGCGTATCGCGTCAATCTGAAGAAGAGATCTCCGTCGTCCAGCGACAAAAAAATGGCCGCCTCGAGTTCGAAAAGGTCAGTTCATGGTAACAATAGGAGTCAGCAAAATGGCGCCCTCACGGGCCCAGTGTCCGATGGCCCCAATGCGGGACAAGTATGTAATAGTTCATATACGGGCCCAGTTTCAAACAGTCTCCGTACGGGCCAGGTATCAAATGGTCCCCGTGCGGGCCCTATATCAAACAGTTCCCGTATGGGCCCGGTGTCAAACAGCCCTGCGACTACGAAATTGCCAGAAGACCAAAACCGCAACAGTTCCGGTAAATATCAATTTCGATATATATCTCGATTTAAgacaaaaagatgaaattatgattgattctcattttcaattgtttccTTATAGGAACGCTGCATCACAGTTTCAAGTTGAGTCCTCATATACCAGAGGAAATACAGTTGAATATCACGAAGGTAAATCTATTCAGCGTTTGAATGATTTAAGCCATCAGTCACCTGGTGGTGCCAGGATTTTTGGATTGATGGTTCTTTAGCCACCTCCCCCCTTATTCGAGATAAACATATCTTGAATCTGTTAGTAGTACCGTGACTGGTGGTTGGTGGATTGAGGGCCAAAAAGAACTGAAAAAGGATGAAGATATCCTTTGcctcagggcccagtttcacaagaAGGTTTAACTCTCAAATcggtttaatttcttcattaattcagttttacTTTAAACGATTAAGGCCTGAATCTCttaattgtggaactgggcccggGACGGAATCGTTAGAATGATATTGTAAAAAACAATAATGCGTTTTATAGGTTTTAAAGAAATTCCAGTTTGGACTTTGCTCGAATCGGATGTTAAGAGAATATAAAGTAAGTCCCCTTATTTAGAATGAGATTGCATTTTCTTCGCAAATTCTAAACACgaatttcacaaatttttGGAACCACGCgatattttttagaaaattaacgGTCAAGAATTGCCGCTAGCAGCGACTGGACATGTGAGCGTCGTGGAGTTCCTGTCCGAATTACCACATCTAGTCGTCATCACGAGACCGACAAAAAATGGCGACTGGCTCTTATTCGAACCAGAGTTTTATTCACAGCTAGGTATGTCAGAGAGATTTTTAGATTTCGTTGAGCGCCAAAGTTTCTCGAAGGTGGTGAAAAGTTATGAAATAGGGAATGGGTCAATTCAAGGTCATGATTATCACGGAATGGCCATTGTAAAATTATGGTCATGGTCcttgaatgaaataatttcattcgacatttcgactatatcctaagaGCAGTGTTCCTACAGCCCCTCAAATCCACTCACAACCcctcaaattcaaaaatccATCTTTGAAGGTACGTCACATTCCCTCAAATTCTGAGATTTAGCCCTTAGCCCCTCCAATTCTGAAAATTGTGCCTCTCAGAGTCATTTTCAGAGAGGAATACTATTCCTGATGACTGCTGATGACAATAGGACATAGTCAAACGTCAAATAAACTATAGCTCAACGAAATTTTGGGGACTCgtcttttatttctttttatcgCGAGATTTTGTCTTAAATATCGTTACACCCCGGACAGATTGTTTCATGACGAAAACGTTTCCCTTCTTAGAAGATAATTCTCGTTCAAATTCGTTGGCATTattttttgtagaaaatgaaaatgcagTAGATTCTGCCGTGCGGTCGACGCAACAACTCGACTGGCGAAGCATCATGAAGACTATAGCGGATCGGTATCCAGAGGGAATGCCTTTGAGATTGCTCCCAGATAGATTCAAGGTATGATAACAGTGAGCGCGTTTCGGGATTCTTTGCGGTCGTTGAAAGCAGTGAATTTGGATCAGTAATGCCAATATGAACCCTGATCGTTTATTCCAGATATTTGCATACTCTCATAGATGGCGTCGCGAGCAAACCCCCTGCCTAATAAGcccagtatatatatatatatatatatatatatatatcattttactaacagaacttttcattttttggctgagtttattatgggatttctctcgttattcatcttacacggataaTGCCTTTAATTGTTAGAATGTCATTATCTGCTTTTTGTTAATCTTTGGGTTTGATGATTTAGTAAAGCATagcttttttttctagaaaaaaaaacactataTTATagcatattttattattattaatattattaatctattttaggCAGAAGTCGGTGTTGATTTGATTCCTTGCGATCATCAATTCACGAATCTCGAGGATATGATTCGATCTATCGATGGAAAGTTTGTGACGATCGAGCAGAATAGTAAGTGTAATATACTCTACCGCAGAACCCTGACCATCAGACGCGAAATCATCGCTTTCCGTTTTTGAATTTCAGATAGAAGCGTTGTGATTTATCCGTTGTCTTTCAAACCGTCGAATAAATCGAATCCAGTCTTACTCGATTTAGATAAAATCGATGTACAGGTATGTTGCCATTCTGCCTTGCAAAACATCCTAACCCTTtaagtgcatctacaccgcagtgcggtgtacgaatcagtgatggattttgctagtacaccgcactgcggtgtattgatttagttagttattactaattatctctcttgaaagatggcagcacctgtcaaacatagtgaaatattagtaactaacgatataccgcgcctgggtgtagacgcactatagtgctattcccgttattcaatacactagggtggaatttttcagaattttcaaattatcttcagcactaaagggtattaattagccagcactgaaagggttaaaaagggtatacagtggaacctctcATTAAAACAAACTCggatttaacattaaaaaataCAGAATTTCATCTCAAGTAAGAAAATTTCACTCtggatattataatgaactatcggttataacgagaAAAATTTTCTGGTCgcgtgaagttcgttgtaacgaggttccactgtatttgtACACCTAATACTCCCAATACTGAAGACTCGATGCAAAAAAAGGAGCATAAGGAGCCCAACATTAGAAAATCTACGTCATATTTGGTGCATTTTGAAGTTTAAAATATACGGTATTGTAAAAACTGAATACTGGTAATTATTGAACTCACTGAAAAAAAACGTGAAGACACATTAAAGACTCTGCTGATGGTCAGTTTTCGTTATGATTTGGCAAATTGTTTCTCAGATGAGGTGCTGAGACGGAAAAATATCATGAACCATTAAGAACTCAGTTCGATAAAGCAGTTGTTAACGATATGTTTCCGTTTGCAGGCGATCCCGATGAATTATCGCGAAGGTATTCCGCCGGACTGCGTCGGCGTCAACGTTCGATACACGGTTCAGCGGATTCCGCAGTCGTATATCGGTACGGAGAACTATTTCGACGTCTACGTGTCGCAGGTCGACAGCCCCGGCCGTCTTTACATACAGCTGAAAGCCACGACGACAACCGATGCCCTCGAAGATTTAATGGATGATTTAGAGTAAGTTTTCGACGTGCTAGACCTGGTTTAATCAGTACTGACACTTACCGGGTTattacagatcagggaattcatgatatgaaaaatcaagTAATTTCGGAATCTTGGTAGtcagttaatttgaatatttggtgtcttgttcttgctggtgtcGAGTGGCACAAGCAGCTTATTGATAAGAAACTTAAACAGCCGCCACTGATGATATCTTAGGATTCAATATTTGGTCAGGAAATTTTGGATTCTCTGAACTGTATTAGAAGCCTGTGACATTTTTCCCACCCAGTAGCGTCTACTGCTggagaaaattcaaaattcgaaaaaagaaattctactgacGGTGCGATGTGTAAGGGACATACCGTTATGTTTAAGTTTATTGAAATAGACCATAACGGTccttaatttcattaaaataaatttcaatacaGTACATTTCAATACGATATAATACATTTCGAAAATGTGAATGCCGTTTCTGTAACGCCGCCTGTCAATTTGCACGTAGTAAAGGCGAGGATATAATAGGAATACGCGTATAACTTAAAGGCTTATTGCTATCGCAGGTTCCTGTATATACGTTTAACCTTAGCGCCGTGTTGCATCTGGCTTTGCGGTACTAATCAGGGTTAGTATTCGTTCAAAAGTTTCTTCGATAGTTTCATGTTGTTGTTGTAGGGCAATATACTGGGGTCCGGAAGGTGTCGAATACCAAATGCCGGATTTCATGTTTCAAGTCGGTCAAGTTTGCGCCGCCGTTTTCCCGCAAGACAATAACTGGCATCGATGCTGCATCACGAAAGTCTTGCCCAACTCGGACGTAGTAGAGGTATGTCCTAAACACTTTCGGAACCCTGGTTTTCTTACACAGTTTTACCCGTTAGATTTCACTTCAACGGGTTagaatgatgatttaaaatgaactgatttcaacggAGTCGAACTTTACCGAGAATTATGGAACCGAGTTCAAGAAATTTTTGGGTCATGGGTGTTTGGGTCATGAACAGATATAAaaacatggttcccacagtacTAAGGTGAAATTTGGAAAATCTTGgggattttgaaataatattcccagtttggaaatatttgggaatttgtgaaatttttctcttatcagggaaatatttgggaaattcatttacatttcacgtattgcatttgccaaggCCCACTTTCTTCAgaaatttttcatgaaaatcaccTTAAGGCCTATCAACCAGTCAACACTAGAATGTTGAAAATCCTGTAGTTTGATGGTAcctgttcatttccatttggtaaaattgaaatacTTGGGATGAAATTGGGTATTAATTCATGTAAATGTGGGAACTATGTTTTCAGTAATTTGTTACTCTTCCGAGGGAATACTGATTTGATAAGTTTGATATATCCAGAAATGTGAAAGGTTTTACTGAGGGTCTAAGCATTGGTGACGGATGAATTCGAACATTTTATTTGGTTTTTCAATGTAGATTTTCCTGAATAAGATTCATGTTGTTACTGATTAGAGGTTGACAGCCCTGTAAAAATATACCGAGGCTTTCTCCTTAATTTTCGTGTATGTTTGAGAAGTTTGACGGATACTAACAGGATCCGCTGCTTGGTGACCGGTAAAAAAACCTTTCTCTGATTTTAGGTTTATTTCGTCGATTATGGCAATCGTTGTTGCGTAAAACGTGATAAATGTCGACTCCTGAAGTAAGTGCTGCATCAATTATACTCCTTACTCTTAATCCGAGTAATCACCCGAATGTTTTTGGATGTAACTCACGCTGTACGTCTCGTTTCAGGTCGAAATTCATTGCACTTCCCGCTCAAGCTATTCAAGCAAAATTGGCCAATATTATACCAGCTAATGGggtaaatatatgaataatgtcCGTTGGAAAATAATTTATGTTCTACAAGTCATATCTTTCGCTCGTTATAAAATGACAATGGGTTATCTGGCAGTTGTTCATATGAAGTTGAGTCCGACACACCTAGAGAAAatattctatagaaaatacgATAAATTGTCATTGCAGCATAAATGGACAAGAAGCTCGCAGGAACGAGTGCTCAGTCTAGTCTCTAATAAGTGTATATTAGCAATGGTTCTAG
This Tubulanus polymorphus chromosome 7, tnTubPoly1.2, whole genome shotgun sequence DNA region includes the following protein-coding sequences:
- the LOC141909022 gene encoding tudor domain-containing protein 5-like, which encodes MSSEINLRDDTKKLVLSILISAPRGRTVRELCSDFLEYMGYPIPFKEMGYLSVNEYFETNKDAFQLTWVKGELVVRGIADDSTEHIQRMVSRQRTPAKKSRVAAKKQTRNMMNKAGNHNAPSVSPFVRKCINELLLAYPDGILQTNFMAAYSRRFGQQLLFQKLGFASLRDLLKSLTNMLELVPLNNSGAYRVNLKKRSPSSSDKKMAASSSKRSVHGNNRSQQNGALTGPVSDGPNAGQVCNSSYTGPVSNSLRTGQVSNGPRAGPISNSSRMGPVSNSPATTKLPEDQNRNSSGTLHHSFKLSPHIPEEIQLNITKVLKKFQFGLCSNRMLREYKKINGQELPLAATGHVSVVEFLSELPHLVVITRPTKNGDWLLFEPEFYSQLENENAVDSAVRSTQQLDWRSIMKTIADRYPEGMPLRLLPDRFKAEVGVDLIPCDHQFTNLEDMIRSIDGKFVTIEQNSKCNILYRRTLTIRREIIAFRF